One genomic region from Bos indicus isolate NIAB-ARS_2022 breed Sahiwal x Tharparkar chromosome 17, NIAB-ARS_B.indTharparkar_mat_pri_1.0, whole genome shotgun sequence encodes:
- the OSBP2 gene encoding oxysterol-binding protein 2 isoform X3, whose protein sequence is MEDAASFITVTTEPSEDGKAEAGTAGSVEWTADNVLDGASPVPQGPPKVKRRVRIPDKPNYSLNLWSIMKNCIGRELSKIPMPVNFNEPLSMLQRLTEDLEYHRLLDAAARCGSTVEQMCLVAAFSVSSYSTTVHRIAKPFNPMLGETFELDRLDDMGLRSLCEQVSHHPPSAAHYVFSKHGWSLWQEITIASKFRGKYLSIMPLGAIHLEFQASGNHYVWRKSTSTVHNIIVGKLWIDQTGDVEIVNHKTKDRCQLKFLPYSYFSKEVARKVTGVVSDSQGKAHYVLSGSWDEQMECAKIVQSSPSSPSSDGKQKTVYQTLPAKLLWKKHPLPDNAENMYYFSELALTLNENEEGVAPTDSRLRPDQRLMEKGHWDEANTEKQRLEEKQRANRRRRLEACSRGCGVDEEKEAEVYVPLWFEKKLDPLTGEMACVYKGGYWEAKERQDWHMCPNIF, encoded by the exons ATGGAAGACGCCGCGTCCTTCATCACCGTGACCACTGAGCCCAGCGAGGACGG AAAAGCTGAGGCAGGGACTGCAGGCTCCGTGGAATGGACCGCAGACAAC GTGCTGGATGGCGCCTCGCCTGTGCCCCAGGGGCCCCCCAAAGTCAAGAGGCGTGTCCGCATCCCTGACAAGCCCAACTACAGCCTTAATCTCTGGAGCATCATGAAGAACTGCATCGGCCGGGAGCTCTCCAAAATCCCCATGCCG GTGAACTTCAACGAGCCCCTGTCCATGCTCCAGCGGCTGACGGAGGACCTGGAGTACCACCGCCTGCTGGACGCGGCGGCGCGCTGCGGCAGCACAGTGGAGCAGATGTGCCTGGTGGCCGCCTTCTCCGTGTCTTCCTACTCCACCACCGTGCACCGCATCGCCAAGCCCTTCAACCCCATGCTGGGCGAGACCTTCGAGCTGGACCGTCTCGATGACATGGGCCTGCGCTCCCTCTGCGAGCAG GTGAGTCACCACCCACCGTCCGCCGCGCACTACGTGTTTTCCAAGCATGGCTGGAGCCTCTGGCAGGAGATCACCATCGCCAGCAAGTTCCGGGGGAAATACCTCTCCATCATGCCGCTAG GTGCTATCCACTTAGAATTCCAGGCCAGTGGGAATCACTACGTATGGAGGAAAAGCACCTCGACTGTGCATAACATCATTGTGGGCAAGCTCTGGATTGACCAG ACAGGGGACGTTGAGATCGTGAACCATAAGACAAAGGACCGGTGCCAGCTGAAGTTCCTGCCCTACagctatttctccaaagaggTGGCCCGGAAG GTGACTGGAGTGGTGAGTGACAGCCAGGGCAAGGCCCACTACGTGCTGTCCGGCTCCTGGGACGAGCAGATGGAGTGCGCCAAGATTGTGCAAAGCAGCCCCAGCAGCCCCAGCTCAGATGGGAAGCAGAAAACGGTCTACCAGACGCTGCCGGCCAAGCTGCTGTGGAAGAAGCACCCGCTGCC GGACAACGCGGAGAACATGTACTACTTCTCCGAACTGGCCCTGACCCTCAATGAGAACGAGGAGGGCGTGGCGCCCACAGACAGCCGGCTGCGGCCGGACCAGCGGCTCATGGAGAAGGGCCACTGGGACGAGGCCAACACGGAGAAGCAGCGGCTGGAGGAGAAGCAGCGCGCCAACCGGCGCCGGCGGCTGGAGGCCTGCTCCCGGGGCTGCGGGGTGGATGAAG AGAAGGAGGCCGAAGTGTATGTGCCACTGTGGTTCGAGAAGAAGCTGGATCCGCTCACCGGGGAGATGGCCTGCGTGTACAAGGGGGGCTACTGGGAGGCCAAGGAGAGGCAGGACTGGCACATGTGCCCCAACATCTTCTGA